In Promicromonospora sp. Populi, one genomic interval encodes:
- a CDS encoding phage holin family protein, with translation MKIVARIVITALAIALSALILGSHMDIVSNGTTLGAILATLGVAIVYGLVHMIVKPIVQLISLPLYILTLGLVSLLVNTLMLWITTLITNQSWFSDTPNWGLEVTGGFWWFLLAALVISVVQTILLALLPKRISD, from the coding sequence ATGAAGATAGTGGCGCGCATCGTCATCACCGCACTCGCAATCGCACTGTCGGCCCTGATCCTCGGCTCGCACATGGACATCGTGAGCAACGGGACCACCCTCGGCGCGATCCTCGCCACCCTGGGGGTCGCGATCGTGTACGGCCTGGTCCACATGATCGTGAAGCCGATCGTCCAGCTGATCTCGCTCCCGCTCTACATCCTCACGCTCGGCCTGGTGTCGTTGCTGGTCAACACGCTCATGCTGTGGATCACGACGCTCATCACCAACCAGTCGTGGTTCTCCGACACGCCCAACTGGGGCCTGGAGGTGACCGGCGGCTTCTGGTGGTTCCTGCTGGCGGCGCTCGTGATCTCGGTGGTGCAGACCATCCTGCTGGCGCTGCTGCCGAAGCGGATCTCTGACTGA
- the purB gene encoding adenylosuccinate lyase encodes MEHVPETTTSPASTASAAAARVTLADVSPAIALGPLDGRYRKSVAPLVDHLSEAALNRERIHVEVEWLITLCNGAPGIEAPVVPGAPTLSPQEVDYLRAIPATFGAAEIAELAEIERETVHDVKAVEYFIKRRIAAAPEALGSTSLPAASELVHFACTSEDINNLSYALMVRGAVRAVWLPAATAVVDQLAGMAREHAAAPLLSRTHGQPATPSTLGKELAVLAHRLRRQLRRVDGAEYLGKLNGATGTYGAHTVAVPSADWPAVSKAFVEGLGLDWNPLTTQIESHDWQAEVYADVARFNRILHNLATDVWTYISLGFFTQIPVEGATGSSTMPHKVNPIRFENAEANLEISCALLDTLSATLVTSRLQRDLTDSTTQRNIGPAFGHSLLAIDNVSRGLDRLAVNETLLREDLDANWEVLGEPVQSAMRAASVAGVPGMENPYERLKDLTRGQRVDGVRMREFVAGLGLPDDVAARLAALTPATYTGLAEQLVHDYLD; translated from the coding sequence ATGGAGCACGTGCCTGAGACGACCACTTCCCCCGCAAGCACGGCCAGTGCCGCCGCCGCCCGCGTCACCCTGGCGGACGTGAGCCCGGCCATCGCGCTCGGACCGCTCGACGGGCGGTACCGCAAGAGCGTCGCCCCGCTGGTGGACCACCTGAGCGAGGCCGCGCTGAACCGCGAGCGCATCCACGTCGAGGTGGAGTGGCTGATCACCCTGTGCAACGGCGCGCCCGGCATCGAGGCACCCGTGGTCCCTGGCGCCCCCACGCTGTCGCCGCAGGAGGTCGACTACCTCCGCGCGATCCCTGCGACGTTCGGCGCGGCCGAGATCGCCGAGCTGGCCGAGATCGAGCGCGAGACCGTCCATGACGTCAAGGCCGTCGAGTACTTCATCAAGCGCCGCATCGCCGCCGCGCCGGAGGCTCTGGGCAGCACCAGCCTGCCCGCGGCGAGCGAGCTCGTGCACTTCGCGTGCACCAGCGAGGACATCAACAACCTGTCGTACGCGCTGATGGTGCGGGGCGCGGTCCGGGCGGTGTGGCTGCCGGCCGCTACCGCCGTCGTCGACCAGCTCGCCGGTATGGCGCGGGAGCACGCCGCCGCGCCGCTGCTCAGCCGCACGCATGGGCAGCCGGCGACACCGTCCACCCTGGGCAAGGAGCTCGCCGTCCTGGCGCACCGCCTGCGGCGTCAGCTCCGCCGTGTCGACGGCGCCGAGTACCTGGGCAAGCTGAACGGCGCAACCGGCACCTACGGCGCGCACACGGTCGCCGTCCCGTCCGCGGACTGGCCTGCGGTCTCCAAGGCGTTCGTCGAGGGTCTTGGCCTGGACTGGAACCCGCTGACCACGCAGATCGAGTCGCACGACTGGCAGGCCGAGGTCTACGCCGACGTCGCGCGCTTCAACCGGATCCTGCACAACCTCGCGACCGACGTGTGGACGTACATCTCGCTCGGGTTCTTCACGCAGATCCCGGTCGAGGGCGCCACGGGCTCGTCCACGATGCCGCACAAGGTGAACCCGATCCGGTTCGAGAACGCCGAGGCCAACCTCGAGATCTCGTGCGCGCTCCTGGACACGCTGTCGGCGACGCTCGTGACGAGCCGCCTGCAGCGCGACCTCACCGACTCGACGACGCAGCGGAACATCGGCCCGGCGTTCGGGCACAGCCTGCTCGCGATCGACAACGTGTCGCGCGGCCTGGACCGCCTCGCCGTGAACGAGACCCTGCTGCGCGAGGACCTCGACGCCAACTGGGAGGTGCTGGGCGAGCCCGTCCAGTCCGCCATGCGCGCGGCGTCCGTCGCGGGCGTGCCCGGCATGGAGAACCCGTACGAGCGCCTCAAGGACCTCACCCGCGGCCAGCGGGTGGACGGCGTGCGCATGCGCGAGTTCGTGGCGGGCCTGGGCCTGCCCGACGACGTCGCCGCACGGCTCGCGGCCCTGACCCCCGCCACGTACACGGGCCTGGCCGAGCAGCTGGTGCACGACTACCTGGACTGA
- a CDS encoding amidohydrolase produces the protein MERMNRSTPPSTAYLDHLVAETAGRREALAGSASAADGSSGSADDGGAPAALHAAVERAAERLEPEIAEIVRRLHEHPQPAFEEHRSAATLVEVLARHGIKAELGSHGVPTAFRAEAGDPAGPTIAICAEYDALPGIGHACGHNIIAAAAVGAFVALHQVLADDDAPAGRVVLLGTPAEEGHSGKEVLARNGALEGIDAAIMVHPYGLDVADQVWLGRRLLTWTFTGRPAHASAQPYMGRNALDAATLAYQGIGLLRQQMPPVDRVHATIAEGGTRPSIITERAVVHLYARSKYVDTLRDLSRRLDDVARGAALMTGTDVEISWDDGAHPSLPVRTNRALTERWVTAQRRRGRDPLPAGVLSETLAASTDFGNFSFRIPGIHPLVQVAAPDIALHTAEFAAAAATPAAVSAAVDSAAGLASTALDYLSDAGLRAAVHEEFAAEGGAVDVVRYFD, from the coding sequence ATGGAGCGCATGAACCGCTCCACCCCACCCAGCACCGCGTACCTCGACCATCTGGTCGCCGAGACCGCGGGGCGGCGGGAAGCTCTGGCCGGGTCAGCATCCGCGGCTGACGGCTCGAGCGGATCCGCGGACGACGGCGGCGCGCCCGCCGCGCTGCACGCCGCGGTGGAGCGGGCGGCCGAACGGCTCGAGCCGGAGATCGCGGAGATCGTCCGGCGGCTGCACGAGCACCCTCAGCCGGCCTTCGAGGAGCACCGCAGCGCTGCGACGCTGGTCGAGGTGCTGGCGCGGCACGGCATCAAGGCGGAGCTCGGGTCCCACGGGGTGCCGACGGCGTTCCGGGCCGAGGCCGGGGATCCCGCCGGTCCCACCATCGCGATCTGCGCGGAGTACGACGCCCTGCCCGGCATCGGCCACGCCTGCGGGCACAACATCATCGCGGCGGCCGCCGTCGGCGCATTCGTCGCGCTGCACCAGGTCCTGGCCGACGACGACGCCCCGGCCGGCCGCGTCGTCCTGCTCGGGACGCCCGCCGAGGAGGGGCACTCCGGCAAGGAGGTCCTGGCGCGCAACGGGGCGCTGGAGGGCATCGACGCCGCGATCATGGTGCACCCGTACGGGCTCGACGTCGCCGACCAGGTCTGGCTCGGCCGCCGCCTCCTGACCTGGACGTTCACCGGACGGCCCGCGCACGCCTCCGCCCAGCCGTACATGGGCCGCAACGCGCTGGACGCCGCCACCCTCGCCTATCAGGGCATCGGCCTGCTGCGGCAGCAGATGCCGCCGGTGGACCGTGTGCACGCGACGATCGCGGAGGGCGGTACGCGGCCGAGCATCATCACGGAGCGGGCCGTTGTGCACCTGTACGCGCGGTCGAAGTACGTGGACACCCTGCGTGACCTCTCGCGTCGCCTCGACGACGTCGCGCGCGGTGCGGCCCTGATGACCGGCACCGACGTCGAGATCAGCTGGGACGACGGCGCCCACCCGAGCCTCCCGGTGCGCACCAACCGGGCGCTCACCGAGCGCTGGGTCACCGCGCAGCGGCGGCGCGGCCGGGACCCGCTGCCCGCCGGTGTGCTCTCGGAGACGCTCGCGGCGTCCACCGACTTCGGCAACTTCTCCTTCCGGATCCCCGGCATCCACCCGCTGGTGCAGGTCGCGGCCCCGGACATCGCCCTGCACACCGCCGAGTTCGCGGCCGCCGCGGCGACCCCGGCGGCGGTGTCCGCCGCCGTCGACAGCGCGGCGGGACTCGCGTCGACAGCCCTGGACTACCTGTCCGACGCCGGGCTCCGCGCCGCCGTGCACGAGGAGTTCGCCGCGGAGGGCGGCGCCGTCGACGTCGTGCGGTACTTCGACTGA
- a CDS encoding TetR/AcrR family transcriptional regulator: MAILEAATRVFLDNGFRGTSMDVVARAAGVAKQTVYQHFVDKERLFAAVVGGAVNVVADPVSAEIDRLGTGDDLAADLHELAVRQLGAVLAPRVLALRRLVIAEAGRFPEHGQAFFAQGPGRTIDGLAARFAELAREGRLVVDDPAAAATDFNWLVMASPINEAMLLGRASFPAADLARIADRAVATFLRAYGPRA; the protein is encoded by the coding sequence GTGGCGATTCTCGAAGCGGCGACGAGAGTCTTTCTCGACAACGGCTTCCGCGGGACGAGCATGGACGTGGTCGCGCGCGCCGCGGGGGTCGCCAAACAGACCGTCTACCAGCACTTCGTCGACAAGGAGCGCCTCTTCGCCGCGGTGGTCGGCGGTGCCGTCAACGTGGTTGCCGACCCGGTCTCCGCCGAGATCGACCGGCTCGGCACCGGGGACGACCTGGCCGCGGACCTGCACGAGCTCGCCGTCCGGCAGCTCGGTGCCGTGCTTGCGCCTCGGGTACTCGCGCTGCGCCGGTTGGTGATCGCCGAAGCGGGCCGATTCCCCGAGCACGGGCAGGCCTTCTTCGCCCAGGGTCCGGGCCGGACGATCGACGGCCTCGCGGCCCGGTTCGCGGAGCTCGCCCGCGAGGGTCGGCTGGTCGTGGACGATCCGGCGGCCGCTGCGACGGACTTCAACTGGCTCGTCATGGCCTCGCCGATCAACGAGGCGATGCTGCTCGGCCGCGCAAGCTTTCCGGCCGCGGACCTGGCCCGCATCGCCGACCGTGCGGTGGCGACCTTCCTGCGCGCCTACGGCCCGCGCGCCTGA
- a CDS encoding SMP-30/gluconolactonase/LRE family protein, with translation MTVLLPPPRLLTDDLTMVESGRWHDGRLWFAHWGSGEVIAVDLAGRREVVGPGHDTMGWSIDWLPDGRLLVTGPDELTRVEPDGTTVQHSPQGANELVVDPAGHVYVNGADFDFAGGGAPEPGWIRLVEPDGTTRDVAGDIDFPNGMVVTPDGSTLVVAESFAGRLSAFDIAADGSLSGRRTWAEGLGPDGLCIDAEGGIWCQTADTFAHTGSGPAGAVVRVLDGGEVTHRIETELPCFACALGGPENRHLFLLCNEFEGIDQLGAVLARRSARIYVTEVPA, from the coding sequence ATGACCGTGCTACTCCCTCCCCCGCGACTGCTCACCGATGACCTGACGATGGTCGAGTCCGGACGCTGGCACGACGGCCGGCTGTGGTTCGCCCACTGGGGCAGCGGTGAGGTGATCGCCGTCGACCTGGCAGGTAGGCGTGAGGTCGTCGGGCCGGGCCACGACACGATGGGCTGGTCGATCGACTGGCTGCCCGACGGCCGCCTGCTCGTCACCGGCCCGGATGAGCTGACCCGGGTCGAGCCGGACGGCACGACGGTTCAGCACAGCCCGCAAGGCGCTAACGAGCTTGTCGTCGACCCGGCCGGCCACGTCTACGTCAACGGTGCCGACTTCGACTTCGCCGGCGGCGGTGCACCCGAACCCGGCTGGATTCGCCTGGTCGAACCCGACGGCACCACGCGGGACGTCGCCGGCGACATCGACTTTCCCAACGGCATGGTGGTCACTCCCGACGGCTCCACGCTGGTGGTCGCGGAGTCCTTCGCCGGCCGGCTGTCGGCCTTCGACATCGCGGCGGACGGCTCGCTGTCCGGCCGTCGCACCTGGGCGGAAGGACTCGGACCGGACGGTCTCTGCATCGACGCCGAGGGCGGCATCTGGTGCCAGACCGCCGACACGTTCGCGCACACCGGGAGCGGTCCTGCGGGTGCGGTGGTCCGGGTGCTCGACGGCGGGGAGGTCACCCACCGCATCGAGACCGAGCTGCCCTGCTTCGCGTGCGCACTCGGCGGCCCGGAGAATCGGCACCTGTTCCTCCTGTGCAACGAGTTCGAGGGCATCGACCAGCTCGGTGCGGTGCTCGCCCGGCGCAGCGCGCGGATCTACGTCACCGAAGTTCCCGCGTAG
- a CDS encoding acetamidase/formamidase family protein, whose product MTLPGHQDRRTAADTLVSALGRRRFLQAALGVGAGSALAAGSAVPAAATTSAAAATSARFSGVLQPGRGRIPGNVYLGSDVEDVLWGYVPSVHADAVARVRSGRTITIDSVSHEGILEDQGRDPVAYFAEHGVRRRDVLDDAAEIAAGYSRTSRNFDVDGPHIVTGPVFVEGAEPGDVLKIETLEATPRVPYGVVSSRHGKGSLAATATGAPAGITLDEVMPPVETDGRGTGIPTDYGNVSVFAEVQGNRATMGSGRGRVRFPLRTFFGMMGVAFAETTNLTAPEANSIPPTLGGGNIDISHLGAGSTFYLPVSAEGALFYVGDPHMAMGDGEVALTAMEGSLRGTFRLTVCKPGSGDAPSVAYSYPFAETRDAWIPIGLSDPDGSVGGQLSDLDVAMRRAVVNALDFLEHDHGLDRAVAYAYLSAAADFAISQVVDRTVGVHGLIRKSDLG is encoded by the coding sequence ATGACTCTTCCCGGACACCAAGACAGACGCACGGCGGCTGACACCCTGGTCTCAGCACTGGGCCGGCGCCGGTTCCTGCAGGCAGCGCTCGGCGTGGGGGCAGGGTCGGCACTGGCGGCCGGGTCTGCGGTGCCGGCCGCGGCGACGACGTCGGCTGCGGCAGCGACGTCGGCAAGGTTCTCCGGCGTCCTGCAGCCCGGCCGCGGCCGCATCCCGGGCAACGTCTACCTGGGCTCCGACGTCGAAGACGTGCTGTGGGGCTACGTCCCGTCCGTGCACGCCGACGCCGTGGCGCGGGTGCGCTCGGGGCGGACCATCACCATCGACTCCGTGTCCCACGAGGGCATCCTCGAAGACCAGGGCCGCGACCCTGTCGCCTACTTCGCCGAGCACGGCGTGCGACGGCGCGACGTGCTCGACGACGCCGCCGAGATCGCCGCCGGGTACTCCCGCACCTCACGCAACTTCGACGTCGACGGGCCGCACATCGTGACCGGTCCCGTGTTCGTGGAGGGCGCCGAGCCGGGCGACGTGCTGAAGATCGAGACGCTCGAAGCCACGCCGCGCGTGCCGTACGGCGTCGTCTCGTCACGGCACGGCAAGGGCTCGCTGGCCGCAACGGCCACCGGCGCCCCAGCAGGGATCACGCTCGACGAGGTGATGCCGCCCGTCGAGACCGACGGGCGCGGCACCGGCATCCCGACCGACTACGGCAACGTGTCCGTGTTCGCCGAGGTGCAGGGCAACCGCGCGACGATGGGATCGGGCAGGGGCCGGGTGCGGTTCCCGCTGCGGACCTTCTTCGGGATGATGGGCGTCGCCTTCGCCGAGACGACAAACCTCACCGCACCCGAGGCAAACTCGATCCCGCCGACCCTCGGTGGCGGCAACATCGACATCAGCCACCTGGGCGCCGGCTCCACCTTCTACCTTCCGGTCAGCGCCGAGGGCGCGCTCTTCTACGTCGGGGACCCGCACATGGCGATGGGCGACGGCGAGGTCGCGCTCACCGCGATGGAGGGCTCGCTGCGCGGGACGTTCCGGCTCACGGTGTGCAAGCCCGGCTCCGGGGACGCGCCCTCGGTCGCGTACTCCTACCCGTTCGCCGAGACCAGGGACGCGTGGATCCCGATCGGTCTGTCCGACCCGGACGGCTCGGTGGGCGGGCAGCTCAGCGACCTCGACGTCGCGATGCGCCGGGCCGTCGTCAACGCGCTCGACTTTCTCGAGCACGACCACGGCCTGGACCGGGCGGTCGCGTACGCCTACCTGTCGGCGGCGGCCGACTTCGCGATCTCGCAGGTCGTCGACCGGACGGTGGGTGTGCACGGCCTGATCCGGAAGTCCGACCTGGGCTGA
- a CDS encoding YhgE/Pip domain-containing protein — protein MTTATRWLRPEPFRNPWRAVAVALLPLMILGLLISALWNPQERLDTVKAAIVNLDEPVEIDGQTVPLGRQLAAGLVSGGESADAEAGEAAAIPASDASYDWEISDAASAADGLADGTYSAVITIPEGFSAAATSFSGDDPTEAEQATIDVATAPDGRVLDDALAQVVAQTATGVLGSTLTETYVDNVLVGFSTLSEELGTAADGADQLASGATDAGEGAQELADGAHQTSDGIAGVGDGVTSLAGGAGQWASGAGQWATGANQAAAGVSQLADGAGQSAAGAADLASGADDLATGAQGVASGAQGLAAGLAETSAKLEGSEGAPGPAAAASQLATGAEGVSGGVTQLVQGLEQSCTTPALDPRLTALCAQLPDLKELEVGAQQVADGASGLAGHSRIEAHGPVRADCRHRWPFSGREPALRWRAAGIRRRVGPGGRCAPALGWPR, from the coding sequence ATGACAACCGCAACGAGATGGCTCCGGCCCGAGCCCTTCCGCAACCCGTGGCGCGCCGTCGCCGTGGCATTGCTTCCCCTGATGATCCTGGGGCTGCTCATCTCTGCCCTGTGGAACCCGCAGGAGCGCCTCGACACCGTCAAGGCCGCGATCGTCAACCTCGACGAGCCGGTGGAGATCGACGGCCAGACCGTGCCGCTCGGCCGCCAGCTCGCCGCGGGTCTGGTGAGCGGCGGCGAGTCGGCCGACGCCGAAGCCGGCGAGGCGGCGGCGATCCCGGCGTCCGACGCGAGCTACGACTGGGAGATCTCCGACGCGGCGAGCGCCGCCGACGGACTGGCCGACGGCACCTACTCGGCGGTCATCACCATCCCGGAGGGCTTCTCTGCGGCGGCGACGTCGTTCAGCGGGGACGACCCGACGGAGGCGGAGCAGGCGACCATCGACGTAGCCACCGCTCCCGACGGACGCGTGCTCGACGACGCTCTCGCGCAGGTCGTGGCGCAGACCGCCACCGGCGTGCTCGGCAGCACCCTCACCGAGACCTACGTGGACAACGTGCTCGTGGGCTTCTCCACACTGTCGGAAGAGCTGGGCACGGCCGCCGACGGCGCCGACCAGCTCGCCAGCGGTGCCACCGACGCGGGCGAGGGCGCACAGGAGCTGGCCGACGGCGCGCACCAGACCTCGGACGGCATAGCCGGGGTGGGCGACGGCGTGACGAGCCTGGCGGGCGGCGCGGGCCAGTGGGCCTCCGGCGCGGGGCAGTGGGCTACGGGTGCGAACCAGGCGGCGGCGGGCGTGAGCCAGCTGGCCGACGGTGCCGGGCAGTCCGCCGCGGGCGCCGCAGACCTCGCGTCAGGCGCTGACGACCTCGCGACTGGTGCGCAGGGTGTGGCGTCGGGTGCGCAGGGCCTGGCAGCTGGGCTGGCGGAGACTTCCGCGAAGCTTGAGGGAAGCGAAGGGGCGCCTGGCCCGGCGGCGGCCGCGTCGCAGCTGGCGACAGGTGCGGAGGGTGTGTCCGGTGGGGTGACTCAGCTGGTCCAGGGTCTTGAGCAGTCGTGTACCACCCCTGCGCTCGATCCTCGGCTCACGGCTCTGTGCGCCCAGCTGCCGGACCTCAAGGAGCTTGAGGTCGGGGCCCAGCAGGTAGCCGACGGTGCATCCGGGCTTGCCGGGCACTCCCGGATCGAAGCCCACGGGCCTGTACGAGCTGACTGCCGGCATCGCTGGCCTTTCTCAGGGCGCGAACCAGCTCTCCGGTGGCGCGCAGCAGGTATCCGGCGGCGCGTCGGCCCTGGCGGGCGGTGCGCACCAGCTCTCGGGTGGCCTCGCTGA
- a CDS encoding MMPL family transporter, which produces MSSVLYSLGRWAVRARRLVVAIWVVALVLVGGAAGLLQQGLDNQVSIPGTESQEALDRLAATFPQVSGASAQVIVVAPEGGSINDAAMRTAIEDGVEELGDVSQVEVVTSPYDDQMPASVSDDERATLLTIQLDGDQGSITQETKDALGVEADVLAQSLPDGAEAHLGGQLFSSSFPELTLTEGIGLLVALVVLVLTLGSLVAAGLPLLNALLGVGASMGLLFAATALGPINSTTPMLAVMLGLAVGIDYALFIVSRHREQLGKGLAVDESIARATATAGSAVVFAGLTVMIALVGLGVAGIPFLTIMGVAAAVTVGVTVLVSLTLLPALLGFAGERLRPKPSRRARREAAEQDRAARAAAVADGAEAPRSRAAATVPSSEQRPNRFFTGWVRAVTKVPALTVVLVIAAMSALSLPALDLRLALPDAGVMEEDDPARVTYDLVSEHFGDGFNGPLIVTGSIVTSTDPVALMDQIGDEIADLPGVADVPLATPNPTADTGIIQVVPEGGPTSAQTEDLVREIRAQHDYFLDEYGVDLAVTGFTAVGIDVSDKLGDALLPFALVVVGLSLILLTMVFRSIAVPIKATVGYLFSVGAAFGVVSLVFEHGVLAEALNVTRTGPVISFMPIVLMGILFGLAMDYEVFLVSRMREDFVHGGSAKHAITSGFQGSAKVVTAAAIIMIAVFVAFVPHGDMNLKPIALGLAVGVAVDAFVVRMVFVPAVLALLGEKAWYMPKWLDRVLPSFDVEGEGLARELSLVDWPEPGATDAVATGDLEVHGRSGVIVGPVSVRVPDGGTLLVHGDATAPVSAFLLAVAGRLKVSGGVAKTAGLVLPERASSVRHKVAVVDSAAEGGHPAEAVRRSLRDKPRVLVVDATETVGDLAARAELAQAVAGAQAAGVAVLLGSTGFAATDLAPVGTPVLDVGPSTYDTSPGAIPDQQADLTEQEVRA; this is translated from the coding sequence GTGTCCTCCGTTCTTTACTCGCTCGGCCGCTGGGCCGTCCGCGCCCGTCGGCTCGTCGTAGCCATCTGGGTCGTGGCGCTCGTCCTCGTGGGCGGTGCGGCCGGCCTGCTGCAGCAAGGCCTCGACAACCAGGTGTCCATCCCCGGCACGGAGTCCCAGGAGGCGCTCGACCGCCTCGCGGCTACGTTCCCGCAGGTCAGTGGCGCCTCGGCGCAGGTAATTGTGGTCGCGCCCGAAGGCGGGTCGATCAACGACGCCGCAATGCGCACGGCAATCGAGGACGGCGTCGAGGAGCTTGGCGACGTTTCCCAGGTCGAGGTGGTCACCTCGCCGTACGACGATCAGATGCCGGCCTCGGTGTCCGACGACGAGCGCGCGACGCTGCTGACGATCCAGCTCGACGGCGATCAGGGCTCCATCACTCAGGAGACCAAGGACGCGCTGGGCGTGGAGGCCGACGTGCTCGCGCAGTCCCTGCCCGACGGCGCGGAGGCGCACCTGGGTGGCCAGCTCTTCTCCTCGAGCTTTCCCGAGCTGACGCTCACCGAGGGCATCGGCCTGCTGGTCGCGCTGGTGGTGCTCGTCCTCACGCTCGGCTCGCTCGTGGCCGCCGGCCTGCCGCTGCTGAACGCCCTGCTCGGCGTCGGAGCGTCGATGGGGCTGCTGTTCGCCGCGACGGCCCTCGGCCCGATCAACTCGACCACGCCCATGCTGGCAGTGATGCTCGGCCTGGCGGTCGGCATCGACTACGCCCTCTTCATCGTGTCCCGGCACCGGGAACAGCTCGGCAAGGGGCTGGCCGTCGACGAGTCGATCGCGCGGGCGACCGCGACTGCCGGCTCCGCCGTCGTGTTCGCCGGCCTCACCGTGATGATCGCGCTCGTCGGCCTGGGAGTTGCCGGCATCCCGTTCCTCACCATCATGGGTGTCGCGGCGGCGGTGACGGTAGGTGTCACCGTGCTGGTGTCCCTCACACTCCTGCCGGCGCTGCTCGGATTCGCGGGGGAGCGGCTGCGGCCCAAGCCGTCGCGCCGCGCACGGCGCGAGGCGGCCGAGCAGGACCGGGCCGCCCGGGCGGCAGCGGTCGCCGACGGCGCCGAGGCGCCCCGGTCGCGTGCCGCCGCCACGGTGCCCTCGTCCGAGCAGCGGCCCAACCGCTTCTTCACCGGGTGGGTACGGGCAGTGACCAAGGTCCCGGCGCTGACCGTCGTGCTGGTCATCGCAGCCATGAGCGCGCTCAGCCTGCCCGCCCTGGACCTGCGCCTCGCGCTCCCGGACGCCGGCGTGATGGAGGAGGACGATCCGGCTCGCGTCACCTACGACCTCGTCTCCGAGCACTTCGGTGACGGCTTCAACGGCCCGCTGATCGTGACCGGCTCCATCGTGACCAGCACCGACCCGGTAGCGCTCATGGACCAGATCGGCGACGAGATCGCGGATCTGCCGGGTGTGGCCGACGTCCCCCTCGCCACCCCGAACCCGACAGCGGACACCGGCATCATCCAGGTGGTCCCCGAGGGCGGCCCGACGTCGGCCCAGACCGAGGACCTGGTGCGCGAGATCCGCGCACAGCACGACTACTTCCTCGACGAGTACGGCGTGGACCTCGCGGTCACCGGCTTCACGGCCGTCGGTATCGACGTGTCCGACAAGCTCGGTGACGCGCTGCTGCCGTTCGCCCTCGTTGTGGTCGGCCTGTCGCTGATCCTGCTGACCATGGTGTTCCGCTCCATCGCGGTGCCGATCAAGGCGACGGTGGGCTACCTGTTCTCCGTGGGCGCCGCGTTCGGCGTGGTCTCCCTCGTGTTCGAGCACGGCGTGCTCGCCGAGGCGCTCAACGTGACCCGCACCGGGCCGGTGATCAGCTTCATGCCGATCGTGCTCATGGGCATCCTGTTCGGCCTCGCGATGGACTACGAGGTGTTCCTCGTGTCCCGCATGCGCGAGGACTTCGTGCACGGCGGCAGCGCCAAGCACGCGATCACGAGCGGGTTCCAGGGTTCGGCCAAGGTCGTCACCGCCGCGGCGATCATCATGATCGCTGTCTTCGTGGCGTTCGTCCCGCACGGCGACATGAACCTCAAACCGATCGCGCTCGGCCTCGCCGTCGGCGTCGCCGTCGACGCGTTCGTGGTGCGCATGGTCTTCGTCCCCGCCGTGCTCGCGCTGCTGGGCGAGAAGGCCTGGTACATGCCGAAGTGGCTCGACCGGGTGCTGCCGTCGTTCGACGTGGAGGGCGAGGGCCTGGCCCGCGAGCTGTCGCTCGTGGACTGGCCGGAGCCGGGTGCTACCGACGCGGTGGCGACCGGAGACCTCGAGGTGCACGGCCGGTCCGGTGTGATCGTCGGCCCGGTAAGCGTCCGGGTGCCCGACGGCGGCACGCTGCTCGTGCACGGTGATGCCACGGCCCCGGTGAGCGCGTTCCTGCTCGCTGTCGCAGGGCGGCTGAAGGTATCGGGCGGTGTGGCGAAGACCGCCGGGCTGGTGCTGCCCGAGCGCGCGTCGTCCGTGCGGCACAAGGTAGCGGTCGTCGACTCGGCGGCCGAGGGCGGACATCCCGCCGAGGCGGTCCGCCGGTCACTGCGCGACAAGCCGAGAGTGCTGGTCGTGGACGCCACCGAGACGGTTGGCGACCTGGCGGCGCGTGCAGAGCTGGCGCAGGCCGTGGCCGGCGCACAGGCCGCGGGGGTCGCGGTGCTGCTCGGCTCGACCGGCTTCGCGGCGACCGACCTGGCGCCAGTCGGCACCCCGGTGCTGGACGTCGGCCCGAGCACCTACGACACGTCCCCGGGTGCGATCCCCGATCAACAAGCAGACCTGACCGAACAGGAGGTGCGCGCATGA